DNA sequence from the Amycolatopsis sp. Hca4 genome:
ATACCCGACACGTGCCGCGGGTTCAGCTCGGTGGCCACGAAGCCGTCCTCGCCGGACAGACCGTCCACACTGAACACCCCGGTGTAGCCCAGCGACGCCGACAGCTCCTCCCCGACGCGGCGGGCGTAGCCGCGCAACGTCTCCGTGCGGGCGGCCGCCGGGCGCCAGGCCGTCGAGCAGCCGCCGTACACCAGCTGCCCGGTGCTCGGCCGGTGCAGGGTGATCACCTCGATCGGGTCGAAGACGGCCACGCCGTCGTCGAAGACCATGCCCATCAGGCTGCACGGGACGCCGGGCACGAAGGTCGCGAGCCGAACCCGTTCGGTGCGCACCCGCAGGGCTTCGACCGCCCGGTCCAGCTCGGCGCGGGACCGCACCCAGCGCAGGCCCTGGGAGCTGCCCAGCACGTCCAGGGTGGTGTCGATGGCGATCATCACGCCGTGGCCGCGGTCCAGTGACACGGCGGTGGCGGCCAGGCCGGGGTCGTCGACGTCGACGATCGCGTGCGGCGGGGCCGGGATGCCGACCCGTTGCCACAGCCGGTCGATGCGGGTCTTGTCCTCCCAGCCGGCCCACTGCGGCCGCCAGTGCCCGTAGGCCGGACGGCCGCCCAGCTCGGCGAACTCGCCGTAGGTGGTGCCGAGCACCTCCCACTCGCGGCCGGGGTCGAGGCCGTCGAGCCAGTCGACGATCTCCGGCGGCTTGGTCGCCAGCCACGCCTCGTACTGCCGGTGCGACATCTCCAGGCCGTGCTCGGCGCAGCTGAACACGTGCTCGGCCGGCGGGTCGTCCGGCCGCGGCACGGTGTTGATCACCACGGCCCGCAGCCGGGCGCCGGACAGGCGCAGCTCTTCGGCGAGCGCCTTCATGCCGCCGTTGAAGTGGTTGACGGCCATGACGACGTCACGGCCGGTCCAGCGGGCCCGCATGGCGTCGATGACGCCGCCGAGGCGCTCCTTCGGCGTGCCGGTCACGAGGAGGCGTCCATCCGCTGCCGCAGGCTCAGCGGCCGCATGTCGGTCCACACCCGGTCGATGTGGGCGAGGCAGGCTTCCTTCGTGCCCGAGGTGCCCTCCGCCCGCCACCCGGCGGGCACGTCGGCGTCCGCCCGCCAGATCGAGTACTGCAGCTCGTCGTTGAGCACGACCAGGTAGGTCTGCTCATCGGTTTCCGCGGCTGTCATCGGTCCTCCTCGGTGTCGTCGGGTCGTCCGCGAGCAGCGCGGCGACCTCGTCGTCGGTCAGGTCGGCCAGCTCGTCCAGTGCCCGCCGCAGCTCGTCCGGGTCGGCCTGCTCCAGCCGGGCGGCCCGCACGGCCGCGGCCAGGCCGGCGACGGTGGTGCCGCCGCCGAGCAGGTCGGCGGCGGACAGCTCGACGCCGAACTCGCGGCGGATGCGGGCCACGATCCGGGTGGCCAGCAGCGAGTGCCCGCCCAGCTCGAAGAACCCGCTCGTCACCGACACCTCCGGCAGGCCGAGCACCTCGGCCCAGATGTCCGCGAGCACCTGCTCCACCGGGTCACGCGGGGCGGTGCCACCCGGCTGGACGACCGTGGGCTCGGGCAGCGCGGCGCGGTCGAGCTTGCCGGTGCGCCCGGTCGGCAGCGCGGGCAGCCGGACGAACGCCGAAGGCACCGCCGCCGGCGGCAGCAGCTCGACGAGGAACGACCGCAGGGCGCTGTCGGGCACGTCGTCGACGCCGACGAGGTAGCCGGCCAGCCGCGGTTCCCCGTCCGGGCCCGGCCGGGCGTCGACCGCGACGGCGGTGACCCCGGGGTGGCCGGCGAGCGCGGCCTCCACCTCGGCCGGTTCGATCCGGACGCCGCGGATCTTGACCTGCTGGTCGAGCCGCCCGAGGAACTCCAGCAGCCCGTCCGGGGTCCAGCGGGCCCGGTCCCCGGTGCGGTAGAGCCGCCGGCCGGGTGCGAACGGGTCGGGCGTGAACCGCTCGGCGGTGAGCGCGGCGCGGCCGAGGTAGCCGCGGGCCACCTGCACCCCGCCGATGACCAGCTCGCCGGGCACCCCGACCGGTGCCGGGGCGCCCCGCGGGTCGAGCACGTACAGGCGGGCCCCGGTGATCGGGCGGCCGATCGGCAGCCGCGGCCGCGTCTCGTGGTCCGGGGTGATTTCGACCGCGGTGACGTCGATGGCCGCTTCCGTCGGCCCGTACAGGTTGTGCACGGCCACGTCCGGCACCAGCGCCCGGAGGCGGGTGACCGTCGACGGCGCCAGCTCTTCCCGCTGCACACGACCCGGCGCAGCACGCCCGCGCAGCCGGCGACCGAGGACTCCTCGACGAACGCCCGCAGCATCGAGGGCACGAAGTGGCAGGTGCTCACGCCGGTCTCGCGGATCAGCCCGGCGAGGTAGGCGGCGTCGCGGTGGCCGTCCGGGCGGGCCAGCACCACGGTCGCGCCCGCCGACAGCGGCCAGAACAGCTCCCAGCCCGCCACGTCGAAGCCGATGGGTGTCTTGTGCAGCACCCGTTCCCCGGCGGTGAGCCGGTACTCGGCCTGCATCCAGCGGATCCGGTTGACCAGCCCGGCGTGCTCGTTCGCCACGGCCTTGGGTGTGCCGGTGGTGCCGGAGGTGTGGATGGCGTAGACGAGGTTGCCGGGCGTCGCCGTCGCTTCCGGCCGGTGCGCCGGGAACCCGGCCGCGTCGGCGACGCGGACCGTGGCGTGCCCCGGGAACCGCGGGGCGAGGTCGTCGTCGGTCACCACCACGACCGGCCGGACGTCCCGCAGCTGCGCGGTCAGCCGGGCGGTGGGGTTGGCCGGGTCGAGCGGGACGTAGCAGCTCCCCGCCTTGAGCACCGCGAGCAGCGCCACGACCAGGTCGGCCGAGCGGGGCAGGCACACGGCGACCACCCGCTCCGGGCCGGCACCGCGCTCGCGCAGCAGCCGGGCGAGGCGGTTGGCTTCGGCGTCCAGTTCGCCGTAGCCGAGCGTCCGGTCGCCGAGCACCGCCGTCGCGCGGGGATCGCGGTCGGCCTGCCGTTCGAACAGCTCGTGCAGCAGTCCCGGCGGTGCGGGGTCGGTGCCGGCGCCGCTGAGGTGGCCGGTGATCCGGGCGCGCTCGGCCGCGTCGAACAGCGGGACGTCGGCGACGGGGACGTCGTCGAGGTCGGCGACGCTGCGCAGGACGTGGCGGAACGCGTCGGCGAACCGGCGGGCGGTGTCGCCGGACAGCAGGTCGGCGGCGTAGGTGAAGTGCCCGGCCAGGCTGCCGTCGGCCTGCTGGGTGAGGTGGACCGACAGCTCGAACTGCGCGCCGGGGGCGGGCAGTTCGACCGCCTCGGCCCGCACGTCCCCGGCCTGCCACGGCCGCAGCGGCACGTTCTGCAGCGCCAGGACGGCCCGCACGAGCGGGGCGCGCCCGTCGGACCGGTCGGGGTCGAGCAGCCGGACGATCTCGTCGAGCGGCACCGCCTGGTGCCGCTGGGCGGCGAGGCAGCGGGCCCGCACCCGGTCCAGCAGCTCGCCGAACGCGGGCGCGCCGGAGGTGTCCAGGCGCAGCGGGACGACGGTGACGAACAGCCCGACCGCGTCGGCGTTGCGGTGGTCCCGGTTGGCGGCCGGGGCGCCGAGCACGAAGTCGTCCTGGCCCGACCAGCGGGCCGCGACGACACCGAGCGCGGCCAGCAGCACCATGAACGGCGTCGCCCGCCGCGCGGCGCCGTACTCGACCAGGCGCTTGGTGGATGCCGCGTCCAGGCCGAAGCCGAAGGAGCGGCCACGCCAGGTGGGCCGGGCCGGGGCGTCGAGCGGGAGGTCCAGCGGGCGGGCGCCGTCGAGGGCCGTGCGCCAGAAGCCGTCGTCGTCCCGGTGCGGCGGCGGAACCGGCTTCGCCGCCGGCAGCGGGGTGCCGCGGTAGGCGTCGCCGAGCTCACGGAGGAGGACGCCGAGCGACCACCCGTCGACGGCGATGTGGTGCGCGGCGATGCCGAGGTACCAGTCGCCGGGGCGCCGGACCAGCACGGCCCGCACCAGCGGCCCTTCGGCGAGGTCGAACGGGGCGGTGGCGAAGTCGCCGGTTTCCCCGTGCCGCAGGGGAAACCGGCCGGGCGGGCGCACGGTCGCGGTGAGGGTGCCGTCGGCGTCGGGCGCGAAGGTGGTGCGCAGGCCGGGGTGGCGGGCGAGGAGGTCGTCCAGGCACCGGGCCAGCCGTCCGGGGTCGACGGGCCCGGTCAGCCGCACGCCACCGTGCACGTGGTACGCCGGGCCGGCGCCCAGGGAGTCCAGCAGCCAGAGGGCTTCCTGCGCCCGCGTCGGCGCGGTGGTGTCCACTGTGGCCGGTTGCGGTCCGGGGGCTTCCGCGAGGAGGTCGCGCAGCCCGGTCAGGGTGAGCCCGTCGAGCAGGCGCGGCACGGGGAGTTCGGCCCCGAAGGCGTCGGCGACCCCTTCGGCGAGCCGGACCGCCCGCAGGGAGTCCAGGCCGAGGCCGACGAGCGGCTCGCCGGCGGGGACCCGGTCCAGGCCGAGCACCGTGCCCACGACCGCGGCCAGCCGGTCGTCCGGTTCGGCGGCCGGGACGGCGGAAGCTCCGGCCACCGGCGTCAGCGCGCCCTCGAGCCACTTCCCCCTGGTCTCGGCCCGCCGGACCTTGCCGCTGGTCGTCCGGGCGATCGCGCCCTGGCGCACCAGCACGACTTCCCGCGGTGTCACCCCGTGCTCGGTCGCGATCGCCGCCCGGACCGCCGAGCGCACCGCCTCCGCCGTCTCCGCGCTCGTCCCGGCCGGCACCTCGTGCACCAGGACCAGGTACTCGTCGTCGCCGTCGTCCACCGAGAACGCCGCCGACCGGCCCGGCCGCAGCGCCGGGTGGGCCGCCTCCGCCGTCTGCTCGACGTCTTCCGGGTGGTGGTTGCGGCCGCGCAGCACCATCAGGTCCGTCAGGCGGCCGGTCACGTAGAGCTGCCCGTCCAGCGTGAACCCGAGGTCGCCGGTGCGCAGGAACCGCCGCCCCGGGTGGCCCGGCAGCTCGGCTCCGAACCGGGGCGCCGGCCGCCCGTGGTAGCCGTCCGTGACGCTCGGCCCGCTGACGCAGATTTCCCCGACCGCCCCGGCTTCCGCGTCGACGACGACCACGTCGTCGCCCGTCGCGGCACCGCAGCCGGTCAGGGCCACCGACGGGTGCC
Encoded proteins:
- a CDS encoding MbtH family NRPS accessory protein, encoding MTAAETDEQTYLVVLNDELQYSIWRADADVPAGWRAEGTSGTKEACLAHIDRVWTDMRPLSLRQRMDASS
- a CDS encoding phosphopantetheine-binding protein; its protein translation is MLADIWAEVLGLPEVSVTSGFFELGGHSLLATRIVARIRREFGVELSAADLLGGGTTVAGLAAAVRAARLEQADPDELRRALDELADLTDDEVAALLADDPTTPRRTDDSRGNR